From a single Collibacillus ludicampi genomic region:
- the gerQ gene encoding spore coat protein GerQ, whose protein sequence is MPLYLQPPSPAPVPTAEESYVENILRMNRGKIATIYMTFENNSLWNAKVFRGRVETAGRDHIIISDPETGKRYILLMVNLDYITFDEPITYIPPAYPGREEDSFA, encoded by the coding sequence GTGCCGCTTTACCTGCAACCCCCATCTCCTGCCCCCGTTCCTACAGCCGAAGAATCCTACGTCGAAAACATCCTTCGCATGAATCGCGGAAAAATCGCAACCATTTACATGACGTTTGAAAACAATTCATTGTGGAACGCAAAGGTATTTCGCGGTCGTGTAGAAACTGCTGGACGTGACCATATCATTATCAGCGATCCGGAGACAGGAAAAAGGTATATCCTGCTCATGGTCAATCTCGATTATATAACGTTCGATGAACCGATTACGTATATTCCTCCGGCATATCCCGGGCGCGAAGAAGATTCATTTGCTTAA
- the dprA gene encoding DNA-processing protein DprA codes for MHEEKGYILWLSRVPGIGAIRLKRLREFYGSAKAVWKYAETNELLNIQGITSAIAQAIIESRREFSLEEEIQRLTKMGVNFCVIGDPDYPTPLLSLYDPPPILYMKGKWLPQDEKALAVVGSRKTTNYGQLVTRKLITELVHYGVTIISGLARGIDSHAHEAALQANGRTIAVLAGGCARIYPRENHRLAQRISENGALISEYPPETDVRAGQFPARNRIISGLSKGVIIVEAGRKSGALITADQALDQGRDVFAVPGPITSPNSQGTNELIKQGAKMVTSIDDILEEYKSWIDHKKKANGQTATMFSHPVIDLIGYGAVHVDHLYRNLNLSLPELHKLLLHLELSGVIRALPGGYYTRGDV; via the coding sequence ATGCACGAGGAAAAAGGATATATCTTATGGCTTTCCCGTGTTCCGGGGATTGGCGCCATACGACTCAAAAGGTTACGGGAATTCTATGGATCTGCAAAAGCAGTGTGGAAATATGCTGAAACAAATGAATTGCTAAACATCCAAGGAATCACTTCTGCGATCGCCCAGGCAATCATTGAGAGCCGCAGAGAATTTTCGCTTGAAGAAGAAATACAGCGCCTGACAAAGATGGGTGTTAACTTCTGTGTCATCGGTGATCCTGATTATCCGACTCCTCTTCTCTCCTTGTATGATCCCCCTCCCATCCTCTACATGAAAGGCAAATGGCTTCCACAAGATGAAAAGGCACTCGCTGTAGTCGGCTCCCGAAAAACGACGAATTATGGACAGTTGGTCACAAGAAAGCTCATAACCGAACTTGTTCACTATGGAGTGACGATTATATCCGGTCTAGCGCGCGGGATTGACAGTCATGCACATGAAGCGGCTTTACAGGCGAACGGTCGGACAATCGCTGTGTTGGCCGGTGGATGTGCACGAATCTACCCAAGAGAAAATCACCGCCTTGCACAAAGAATCAGCGAAAATGGGGCGTTGATATCCGAGTACCCGCCGGAAACAGATGTTCGCGCGGGTCAATTCCCGGCGAGGAACCGGATCATCTCCGGTTTGTCAAAAGGAGTCATCATCGTGGAAGCCGGCCGCAAAAGTGGCGCCTTGATTACAGCCGATCAAGCGCTGGATCAAGGAAGAGACGTATTTGCCGTTCCGGGGCCCATCACCTCTCCCAATAGCCAGGGAACGAATGAACTGATCAAACAAGGGGCAAAAATGGTCACAAGCATCGATGACATACTCGAAGAATATAAAAGTTGGATCGATCATAAGAAAAAAGCAAACGGACAAACAGCGACCATGTTCAGCCATCCTGTGATCGATCTGATCGGATATGGGGCCGTGCATGTGGATCATCTCTATCGCAATCTGAATTTGTCTCTCCCCGAACTGCATAAACTGCTCTTGCACTTAGAACTATCCGGTGTCATTCGGGCTCTGCCGGGTGGCTACTATACGCGAGGGGATGTATGA
- a CDS encoding YgiT-type zinc finger protein produces the protein MDICCGLTMVARLQSVYAEEDAVLIHDVPLLVCPTCHSSFIAPEIELDYLMFAHYCATDGVKAASLSHAIGEEKILSILERYPEDLRCRKGVRVVSEQIDILLDLLNLAIQTKDAVWQEELKEKLQKMHSLLT, from the coding sequence ATGGACATTTGCTGCGGTCTGACAATGGTTGCACGCTTACAAAGCGTCTATGCGGAGGAAGATGCCGTTTTAATCCACGATGTTCCCTTACTGGTGTGCCCTACTTGCCACTCAAGTTTCATCGCTCCCGAAATCGAGTTGGATTACCTGATGTTCGCCCATTATTGCGCAACAGACGGAGTGAAAGCGGCGAGTCTTTCGCATGCGATCGGCGAAGAAAAAATTCTCTCGATACTGGAACGTTATCCGGAAGATCTGCGCTGTCGTAAGGGAGTCCGCGTCGTTTCGGAACAGATCGACATTCTGCTCGATCTTTTAAATCTCGCCATACAAACGAAAGATGCAGTATGGCAAGAGGAACTTAAAGAAAAGCTCCAGAAAATGCATTCTCTTTTAACATAG
- a CDS encoding cell wall hydrolase produces MAVVRARASDVELLCRLMRAEAEGEGKLGMLMVGNVGVNRVRGNCLDFKGIRTIRQMVFQRPGGFEATIKSYFYSIRARGVDKRLARKVIQGQKFHPASNALWFFKPAGACYPQWFNQPLAGRYKSHCFYTPIPENCPGVYR; encoded by the coding sequence ATGGCCGTTGTTAGAGCAAGGGCGTCAGACGTTGAACTCCTTTGCCGATTGATGCGCGCGGAAGCAGAAGGAGAAGGAAAGTTAGGAATGCTTATGGTTGGTAATGTTGGCGTCAATCGGGTGAGAGGAAATTGTTTGGACTTCAAGGGGATTCGTACGATCAGACAGATGGTCTTTCAGCGTCCTGGTGGATTTGAAGCGACGATAAAATCTTATTTCTATTCGATACGAGCCAGGGGGGTTGATAAACGGTTGGCCCGAAAGGTGATCCAAGGTCAAAAGTTTCATCCGGCGAGTAACGCATTATGGTTTTTTAAGCCCGCAGGTGCTTGCTACCCGCAATGGTTTAACCAACCGCTCGCGGGACGCTATAAAAGCCATTGTTTTTATACCCCGATTCCCGAAAACTGTCCAGGTGTGTATAGGTAA
- a CDS encoding glycosyltransferase family 2 protein, with product MIIVNFLINSIQVMLFIVVFYQLSVAIFGFRRHNVPSPSKPTKRFAIVIPAHNEERVIGQLVQNLLKINYPRHLYDIFVICDNCTDRTMEIAIKGGAYAVERFDSKHRGKGYALSWMFHRLLTKEPNRWDAFVILDADNLVSPNFLEILNTYLQNGYSLLQACLDVKNPDDSWISKCYALSYWATNRIFQLARYNLGWSCVLGGTGICVETKLLEEIGWNATSLTEDLEFTLQCMLAKNIRATWVHEAKIYDEKPVSLAQSIRQRIRWMQGHADCCFRYIAALLKQGIKTRNPSMVDLCMYLIQPFVIVASGILIFAAILQYIHPFYWSIWGSVPSKVRNILLMTETSIPFFGLICERVSPKRILSILYLPVFSLTWIPLALIGIFRHKARKWTHTEHYRVVTEEELFQLTGLAITDDTSAHQS from the coding sequence ATGATCATTGTCAATTTTTTGATCAACTCGATCCAGGTGATGCTGTTCATCGTCGTATTTTACCAACTGTCTGTCGCCATTTTTGGGTTTCGCCGGCATAACGTACCATCACCGTCAAAGCCCACGAAGCGGTTCGCTATCGTCATTCCCGCACACAATGAAGAGCGCGTGATCGGTCAATTGGTGCAAAATCTCCTAAAGATCAATTATCCAAGGCATCTGTATGATATTTTTGTAATATGTGACAACTGTACGGATCGCACGATGGAAATCGCGATCAAAGGAGGCGCCTACGCGGTGGAACGCTTTGATTCTAAACACCGCGGCAAAGGATACGCTCTCTCGTGGATGTTCCATCGCTTGTTAACAAAGGAGCCCAATCGTTGGGATGCATTCGTCATCCTCGATGCCGACAACCTGGTTTCGCCCAATTTTCTTGAGATCTTGAACACGTATTTGCAAAACGGTTACTCCTTGCTTCAAGCGTGTCTTGACGTAAAAAATCCGGATGATTCCTGGATCTCCAAGTGTTATGCGCTCTCCTATTGGGCAACCAATCGAATTTTTCAATTGGCACGTTATAATTTGGGTTGGAGTTGTGTACTTGGCGGAACGGGAATATGCGTCGAGACAAAACTTCTCGAAGAAATCGGATGGAATGCCACGAGCTTGACGGAAGACCTGGAGTTTACCTTGCAATGTATGCTTGCAAAAAATATCCGCGCAACCTGGGTACATGAAGCGAAAATCTACGATGAAAAACCGGTTTCCCTCGCTCAATCGATCCGCCAACGCATCCGTTGGATGCAAGGACATGCCGATTGTTGCTTCCGTTATATCGCTGCACTATTGAAACAAGGAATAAAAACCAGGAATCCGTCGATGGTGGATCTATGCATGTACCTGATACAACCTTTCGTCATCGTAGCATCTGGAATTCTCATTTTCGCTGCGATTCTTCAATACATTCATCCATTTTACTGGTCCATTTGGGGAAGCGTACCGTCGAAAGTACGTAACATTCTTCTAATGACGGAAACGAGCATCCCCTTTTTTGGACTTATCTGCGAACGAGTAAGCCCAAAGAGAATCTTGAGTATACTCTATCTTCCCGTTTTCAGTCTGACATGGATTCCTCTTGCACTCATTGGCATCTTCCGACATAAAGCGAGAAAGTGGACGCATACGGAACATTATCGCGTTGTGACAGAGGAAGAGTTGTTTCAATTGACAGGACTGGCCATAACGGATGATACTTCTGCACATCAAAGCTAA
- a CDS encoding GDSL-type esterase/lipase family protein, whose translation MFLARRRAFLVILFIISALLYVWLQHKQSDEGQERPITYREFEEMVSVMIGSRVDRDKSISAQWLTRTDVKKLLLQSLSQKNWKYTSGTLQEFPVYAPVTSSELERMLDRQIGLRPDRRFVTKKEAVHLLDRLFHGKVVYTALGDSLARGVGDHSRMKEQIGYVGRFRTFLEKTEKRTVITNNLGIKGLTSSELLMMIRQNPSVREAIREATLLSVHIGGNDLLEAARAKEPNRELENNLVRFRENWNMILIEIRKLNPQAELLVLNNYIPFPRNHPYHHFAAWWISKYNRVIETSVRRLEKSDPFFLGLASLPPVFDKHEDEYISKLDGVHPNGTGYQMIANEIIHVYQAS comes from the coding sequence ATGTTTCTTGCGAGACGACGGGCGTTTCTTGTCATCCTGTTCATCATTTCTGCGCTCCTCTACGTTTGGTTGCAACATAAACAGAGTGACGAAGGTCAGGAACGGCCGATCACATACCGGGAATTTGAGGAAATGGTTTCCGTTATGATTGGTTCTCGTGTCGACAGGGATAAGTCTATATCGGCTCAATGGTTAACACGAACGGATGTGAAGAAGCTTTTGTTACAATCTCTCTCACAAAAAAATTGGAAATATACTTCCGGTACCTTGCAGGAATTTCCCGTTTATGCGCCAGTAACGTCATCAGAATTAGAACGCATGCTGGATCGTCAGATTGGATTGCGTCCTGATCGGAGGTTTGTTACGAAAAAGGAAGCGGTACATCTGCTCGATCGGCTATTCCACGGCAAGGTAGTTTATACGGCATTAGGGGATTCGTTGGCTCGAGGGGTGGGAGATCACTCGAGGATGAAAGAACAAATTGGTTATGTAGGAAGATTCCGTACGTTTCTGGAAAAAACGGAAAAACGGACGGTTATTACGAACAATCTGGGGATCAAAGGCTTGACCAGCAGCGAACTTCTTATGATGATCCGTCAAAATCCGAGCGTACGGGAGGCCATCCGCGAAGCTACGCTTCTATCTGTACACATCGGAGGAAATGATTTGCTGGAAGCGGCACGCGCCAAGGAACCAAATCGCGAGTTGGAAAATAATCTTGTTCGCTTTCGGGAGAATTGGAATATGATTTTGATTGAAATCCGAAAGTTAAATCCTCAAGCGGAGTTGCTTGTTTTAAACAATTATATCCCGTTCCCGAGAAACCACCCGTACCATCATTTTGCTGCGTGGTGGATTTCAAAGTATAATCGAGTGATCGAAACCAGTGTACGGCGGTTGGAGAAATCGGATCCTTTCTTTTTGGGACTCGCTTCTTTGCCGCCAGTATTCGATAAGCACGAGGATGAATACATTTCTAAATTAGATGGTGTACACCCAAATGGCACGGGATATCAGATGATTGCGAATGAGATCATTCATGTATATCAAGCTTCTTAA
- a CDS encoding diacylglycerol/lipid kinase family protein, giving the protein MKPLFIVNEYAGKGKTKQRWSNIQRHLDMLAIPYQVHFTTRPREAVEVAKRAALYECSHVIAVGGDGTVNEVVNGLCGQQAVFGVIPTGTGNDFARMLDIPDDPFFAVKKLVNGSEKKIDLLELNGKFIAGAIGIGFDGAIAEDMNRSSWKKRFGAFGYVLSMLKILRTFYPFTLYLDLDEKSFMIDKCWMVAVGNSCFYGGGMKICPDAKHDDGLLDVCIVHDLSRTGILKAFPSVFSGRHVQHPNVIYMRGQEVHVRTEPSVYIHGDGEIFGQTPGEIVIHPHALNVIC; this is encoded by the coding sequence ATGAAACCATTATTTATCGTGAACGAATATGCGGGAAAAGGAAAAACAAAACAACGATGGTCAAACATTCAACGCCATCTAGACATGTTGGCGATACCCTATCAGGTTCATTTCACTACACGACCCAGAGAGGCCGTTGAGGTAGCTAAACGGGCAGCGCTCTACGAATGTTCACACGTGATAGCGGTGGGAGGAGATGGAACGGTCAATGAAGTGGTGAATGGATTATGCGGACAGCAAGCGGTTTTCGGGGTGATACCGACGGGTACGGGCAATGATTTTGCGCGCATGCTCGACATTCCGGATGATCCCTTTTTTGCCGTAAAAAAATTGGTGAACGGCAGTGAGAAAAAAATTGACTTGTTAGAACTTAACGGGAAGTTTATTGCCGGAGCCATTGGCATCGGATTCGACGGAGCGATCGCAGAGGATATGAATCGCTCGTCATGGAAGAAAAGATTTGGGGCATTCGGATATGTTTTAAGTATGTTAAAAATACTCAGAACATTTTATCCCTTCACCTTGTATTTAGATCTGGACGAAAAAAGCTTTATGATCGACAAATGTTGGATGGTTGCTGTTGGAAATTCTTGTTTTTATGGTGGAGGAATGAAAATTTGTCCAGATGCAAAACATGATGATGGTTTACTTGATGTCTGTATCGTTCATGACCTCTCTCGTACAGGAATATTAAAAGCCTTCCCCAGCGTCTTTTCCGGAAGGCATGTTCAACATCCGAATGTGATCTATATGCGGGGACAAGAGGTTCATGTACGTACAGAGCCATCCGTTTACATTCACGGGGATGGCGAAATCTTCGGTCAAACCCCAGGGGAGATTGTGATTCATCCGCACGCATTGAATGTCATCTGCTAG
- a CDS encoding alpha/beta hydrolase: MLRQRFIGGMGRFLSLNQQTVLFYRSWVPLKPRLILIMIHGACQHSGLFLELGRYCLQHRIAFYALDLRGFGQSTGKRGHVHSFCEYLDDLDQFIGHIKNIHPDDPVFLLGHSLGGTIVIRYEQERPNCVQGAILSAPALRLRLHIPYYLYYVCRFLSWMTPGLCLELYKWARLTARIPRFRFLFHGRLMKKEADPFSTGQLSIRWITELLANGQQALNKTDNFHVSVLCLCGTDDPLIDPSSIRQFYDSIRVKDKKMLLLPNVKHQILQFDGKEQVFEQIVNWLNEHVTRDIPEGVFS; this comes from the coding sequence ATGTTGCGGCAACGTTTTATAGGGGGAATGGGAAGATTCCTTTCACTCAATCAGCAGACGGTTCTCTTTTACCGTTCCTGGGTTCCGTTAAAACCTCGACTCATTCTGATCATGATCCATGGTGCTTGTCAACATTCCGGGCTGTTTTTGGAATTGGGGAGGTACTGTTTGCAACACCGCATCGCTTTCTATGCGCTGGATCTTCGCGGCTTTGGTCAGTCAACGGGAAAACGGGGCCATGTTCACTCGTTTTGTGAATACTTGGATGATCTCGATCAATTTATCGGACATATAAAAAACATCCATCCTGATGACCCTGTTTTTTTGTTGGGGCACAGTTTAGGTGGAACAATCGTCATTCGTTACGAGCAGGAACGTCCGAACTGTGTTCAGGGAGCGATCTTATCGGCGCCGGCTTTGCGGTTGCGCTTGCATATCCCTTACTATCTCTATTATGTGTGTCGGTTCTTATCGTGGATGACTCCGGGGCTCTGTCTTGAGTTGTATAAATGGGCCCGCTTGACTGCGAGAATTCCCCGTTTTCGTTTTCTTTTTCATGGTAGACTGATGAAAAAAGAAGCCGATCCTTTTTCAACCGGTCAACTTTCCATTCGCTGGATCACAGAACTGCTTGCCAACGGACAGCAGGCATTGAATAAAACGGACAATTTTCACGTTTCTGTTTTATGTCTTTGCGGTACCGATGATCCATTGATCGATCCGTCTTCCATTCGACAGTTCTATGATTCGATACGTGTCAAAGATAAGAAAATGCTTCTCTTACCTAACGTGAAACATCAGATCTTACAGTTCGACGGGAAAGAACAGGTTTTTGAACAGATTGTCAACTGGTTAAACGAGCACGTAACAAGAGATATACCGGAAGGTGTTTTTTCATGA
- a CDS encoding nitroreductase family protein — MNMMECISTRRNIKSFKSDPIARETVVELLRLASFAPNHRMTEPWEIYFLGPETREKLAHKTNFGGAPIVLAIACTPAKTQIDRDEHYAAVACFIQNLMLAAWEKGIGTGWSSIAAGERARQIIGIPEGYEVVGVIPMGIPAELPQVKERQPIENKLHDRP, encoded by the coding sequence ATGAACATGATGGAATGTATATCCACAAGAAGAAATATTAAGTCGTTCAAATCCGACCCCATCGCACGCGAAACGGTTGTCGAACTATTGCGACTTGCAAGTTTCGCTCCCAATCATCGCATGACTGAACCTTGGGAAATCTATTTTCTCGGTCCGGAAACAAGAGAAAAACTCGCACACAAAACAAATTTCGGCGGGGCCCCCATCGTATTGGCGATCGCCTGTACACCCGCCAAAACACAAATCGACCGCGATGAACATTACGCCGCCGTCGCCTGTTTCATCCAGAATTTGATGCTTGCCGCATGGGAAAAAGGAATCGGTACCGGTTGGTCTTCGATCGCGGCGGGCGAAAGAGCACGTCAAATCATCGGCATTCCCGAGGGGTATGAAGTCGTAGGCGTCATACCGATGGGCATTCCGGCAGAATTGCCTCAGGTAAAAGAACGTCAGCCGATTGAAAATAAGCTTCATGACAGACCTTAA
- the sucC gene encoding ADP-forming succinate--CoA ligase subunit beta, with translation MNIHEYQGKQILKQYGVAVPEGDVAFSVDEAVAIAERLGGKAVVKAQIHAGGRGKAGGVKLAKNLDEVRTYASELLGKTLVTHQTGPEGKVVKRLLIEALSDIKKEYYVGLVVDRATGRVVMMASEEGGTEIEEVAAKTPEKIIKEVIDPAVGLLPFQARRLAYAINIPSELVNKAVKFMMGLYQAFVDKDCSIAEINPLVVTGDGNVLALDAKLNFDSNALFRHKEVLELRDLDEEDPKEIEASKYDLSYIALDGNIGCMVNGAGLAMATMDTIKYYGGEPANFLDVGGGATTEKVTAAFKIILSDPNVKGILVNIFGGIMKCNVIAEGVVAAAKEVGLEKPLVVRLEGTNVDLGKKILNESGLNIVAADSLADAAQKIVNLVK, from the coding sequence ATGAATATTCATGAATACCAGGGCAAACAGATATTGAAACAATACGGCGTCGCGGTTCCTGAAGGAGATGTAGCTTTCAGCGTAGACGAGGCGGTTGCGATTGCCGAGCGCTTAGGCGGGAAAGCCGTTGTCAAAGCGCAAATTCATGCAGGCGGACGCGGTAAAGCTGGCGGGGTTAAGCTTGCAAAAAATCTCGACGAAGTACGTACATACGCGAGCGAATTGTTAGGCAAAACACTTGTGACACACCAAACCGGCCCTGAAGGTAAAGTCGTTAAACGCTTGTTGATCGAAGCGTTGTCCGACATTAAAAAAGAATACTATGTCGGTCTTGTTGTCGACCGCGCAACCGGCCGTGTCGTTATGATGGCTTCCGAAGAAGGCGGTACGGAGATTGAAGAAGTCGCAGCAAAAACCCCGGAAAAAATCATTAAAGAAGTGATCGATCCAGCAGTCGGATTATTGCCATTCCAAGCCCGTCGATTGGCTTATGCGATCAACATTCCGAGTGAATTGGTAAATAAAGCGGTTAAGTTCATGATGGGCTTATATCAAGCGTTCGTTGACAAAGACTGCTCGATCGCTGAGATCAACCCGCTTGTCGTGACAGGCGACGGCAATGTACTTGCTCTTGATGCTAAGTTGAATTTCGATTCCAACGCGCTCTTCCGTCATAAGGAAGTTCTTGAACTGCGTGACCTCGATGAGGAAGATCCGAAAGAGATCGAAGCGTCCAAATACGATCTCTCTTACATCGCGCTTGACGGAAACATCGGTTGTATGGTCAACGGTGCAGGCCTCGCCATGGCAACGATGGATACGATCAAATATTACGGCGGCGAACCGGCAAACTTCCTCGATGTAGGTGGTGGCGCAACGACGGAAAAAGTAACTGCTGCTTTCAAGATCATTCTCTCTGACCCGAACGTTAAAGGAATTCTGGTAAATATTTTTGGCGGCATCATGAAATGTAACGTTATCGCTGAAGGTGTTGTTGCCGCAGCGAAAGAAGTGGGCTTGGAGAAGCCGCTGGTCGTGCGTCTCGAAGGAACGAACGTGGATCTCGGCAAGAAGATTCTAAACGAGTCGGGGCTGAACATTGTAGCAGCTGATTCTCTGGCTGACGCTGCACAGAAGATCGTTAATCTTGTGAAATAA
- the sucD gene encoding succinate--CoA ligase subunit alpha codes for MSILINKDTKVITQGITGATGLFHTKQAIEYGTKMVAGVTPGKGGTEVEGIPVFNTVAEAKEKTGANVSVIYVPPAFAADSIMEAVDAELDLVICITEGIPVLDMVKVKRYMEGKKTRLIGPNCPGVITPGECKIGIMPGYIHMPGRVGVVSRSGTLTYEAVYQLTTRGIGQSTAVGIGGDPVKGTEFIDVLEMFNNDPDTDAVIMIGEIGGTAEEEAAEWIKANMKKPVVGFIAGATAPKGKRMGHAGAIISGGKGTAAEKIAKMKECGIRVAPTPSEMGSTLVELLKERGMLEQVITKK; via the coding sequence ATGAGTATCTTAATCAACAAAGACACGAAAGTCATAACACAGGGGATTACCGGCGCAACAGGCCTATTCCATACGAAACAAGCGATCGAATATGGAACGAAGATGGTCGCTGGTGTAACGCCAGGTAAAGGCGGTACGGAAGTAGAAGGGATCCCCGTATTCAACACGGTTGCAGAAGCGAAAGAAAAAACGGGTGCAAACGTCTCGGTCATCTACGTTCCGCCGGCATTTGCCGCTGACTCGATCATGGAAGCGGTTGACGCGGAATTGGATTTGGTCATCTGTATCACAGAGGGCATCCCGGTTCTCGATATGGTGAAAGTGAAACGTTATATGGAAGGGAAAAAGACGCGCCTGATCGGTCCGAACTGCCCGGGTGTCATCACACCGGGGGAATGCAAGATCGGAATCATGCCGGGATATATCCATATGCCTGGTCGCGTTGGCGTGGTTTCCCGCTCGGGAACGCTTACATACGAAGCGGTTTACCAGTTGACCACACGTGGTATCGGACAATCGACGGCTGTAGGGATCGGTGGCGACCCTGTCAAAGGAACCGAGTTTATTGATGTACTTGAAATGTTTAACAATGACCCCGATACTGACGCAGTCATCATGATCGGTGAAATCGGGGGTACGGCCGAAGAGGAAGCGGCTGAATGGATCAAGGCGAATATGAAAAAACCTGTTGTCGGTTTTATCGCGGGTGCCACAGCGCCAAAAGGAAAGCGCATGGGACATGCGGGTGCCATCATCTCGGGCGGTAAAGGTACAGCAGCTGAAAAGATCGCGAAGATGAAAGAATGCGGTATTCGCGTAGCACCGACCCCATCTGAAATGGGTTCCACATTGGTCGAGCTTCTAAAAGAGCGTGGAATGCTCGAACAAGTGATTACCAAGAAGTAA